A genomic region of Cannabis sativa cultivar Pink pepper isolate KNU-18-1 chromosome 1, ASM2916894v1, whole genome shotgun sequence contains the following coding sequences:
- the LOC133033631 gene encoding abscisic acid receptor PYL4-like has product MPSSLQLHRINPRNPTVIGCQNKQSHIVPAAKYFAVPESVADHHAHSVGPNQCCSSVVQAIDAAVETVWSVVRRFDNPQAYKHFLKSCHVIDGDGNVGTLREVHVVSGLPAESSRERLEILDDERHVLSFSVVGGDHRLNNYRSVTTLHPSANGTGTVVVESYVVDVPQGNTKEETCVFVDTIVRCNLQSLAQIAEKHGQPKMS; this is encoded by the coding sequence aTGCCTTCCTCACTCCAACTCCACAGAATCAACCCCAGAAACCCGACCGTGATCGGATGCCAGAATAAGCAATCCCACATCGTTCCCGCAGCAAAGTATTTCGCAGTTCCGGAATCGGTGGCTGACCACCATGCCCACTCGGTGGGACCCAACCAGTGCTGCTCGAGCGTGGTCCAAGCAATCGATGCGGCTGTGGAGACTGTATGGTCCGTGGTGAGACGGTTCGATAACCCACAGGCCTACAAACACTTTCTCAAGAGCTGCCACGTCATCGACGGTGATGGCAACGTGGGCACCCTCCGCGAGGTCCACGTGGTTTCGGGCCTTCCTGCCGAGTCGAGCAGGGAGAGGTTGGAGATACTTGACGACGAGCGCCACGTGTTGAGCTTCAGCGTCGTGGGAGGGGATCACCGTCTCAATAACTACCGATCCGTCACAACACTTCATCCTTCGGCCAATGGGACAGGGACAGTTGTCGTCGAATCATACGTCGTTGACGTACCACAAGGTAACACTAAGGAGGAGACCTGCGTTTTTGTAGACACCATTGTACGTTGTAATCTTCAGTCGCTTGCTCAGATCGCCGAAAAACATGGCCAACCCAAAATGTCATAA